One genomic region from Leptolyngbyaceae cyanobacterium JSC-12 encodes:
- a CDS encoding hypothetical protein (IMG reference gene:2510095079) — protein sequence MLPFVAVPSTIAQEFGKYRDLFCRGAGFEQVSRYVTGLLLSENKTLQGIAGQWVAGGEVGGRRAMHAAVFEAGWRSSELMSHHRAVIAKEHQGRGREVISLDWTLSHHDWGKQIFGVKRSYDYVEHRMSCFQTVVTATIANRHLIDGIDVVVQFPDFSVAEREYLKVTAKSHYDDLDQVRERLIEMLHYHKNRLEYRKRTEIAVEIVRQVEAEGQFPTADYAFDNGVLTVELTTMIESAGKHWVSEVESSRNILWNDQWQRVDAIGLELRIHHPESFRPIQVTCRNGETKPIWAFTKVVRLKKFGRKRLVIVHEQADLQDPPRFLLTDALHWESGRVMQTWSYRWSCEVFHEVSKQHTGLESAQVRNEEAVNRHFRLSCVAQSILQRTACSGAQSERFEFAQGKQTVGQKLYTLTRQAFDDLLQFIVTRCSHGHTNEQILQALLPS from the coding sequence ATGCTGCCCTTTGTCGCTGTGCCATCGACGATTGCTCAAGAGTTTGGGAAATATCGAGACCTGTTCTGCCGAGGCGCAGGCTTTGAGCAGGTGAGTCGCTATGTGACCGGATTGCTGTTGAGTGAGAACAAAACCTTGCAAGGGATTGCCGGACAATGGGTAGCAGGTGGGGAGGTCGGCGGACGAAGAGCGATGCACGCAGCGGTGTTTGAGGCGGGCTGGAGGAGTTCAGAGTTAATGTCCCATCATCGTGCTGTGATAGCCAAAGAGCATCAGGGGCGAGGGCGAGAAGTCATCAGTCTGGATTGGACGCTCAGCCATCACGATTGGGGCAAGCAGATCTTTGGGGTGAAGCGATCCTATGATTATGTGGAACATCGGATGAGTTGCTTTCAAACGGTGGTGACGGCGACGATTGCGAACCGCCACCTAATTGATGGGATTGACGTGGTGGTGCAGTTTCCAGATTTTTCAGTGGCAGAACGGGAGTATCTGAAGGTGACGGCAAAATCCCACTATGACGATTTAGACCAAGTGCGAGAACGACTGATTGAGATGTTGCATTATCACAAGAATCGATTGGAGTATCGCAAACGCACCGAGATTGCCGTCGAGATTGTGCGCCAAGTGGAAGCGGAAGGACAATTTCCCACCGCCGATTATGCGTTTGACAATGGGGTGTTGACTGTTGAGTTAACCACCATGATTGAGTCCGCAGGAAAACACTGGGTGAGTGAAGTTGAAAGTTCTCGCAACATCTTGTGGAATGACCAATGGCAACGGGTAGATGCGATTGGTTTAGAACTCAGAATCCATCACCCAGAGAGCTTTCGCCCGATTCAAGTCACTTGCCGCAACGGCGAAACGAAACCGATTTGGGCATTTACCAAAGTCGTGCGCCTCAAGAAGTTTGGACGCAAGCGATTGGTCATCGTCCACGAGCAAGCAGATTTACAAGACCCACCTCGCTTCCTGCTCACCGATGCGTTGCATTGGGAAAGTGGGCGAGTCATGCAGACTTGGAGTTATCGATGGTCCTGCGAGGTCTTTCATGAGGTGAGCAAACAGCACACCGGGCTAGAGTCGGCTCAGGTGCGGAACGAGGAAGCGGTCAACCGTCACTTCCGTCTTAGTTGCGTGGCGCAGTCGATTCTGCAACGGACTGCCTGTTCTGGCGCACAATCTGAACGATTTGAGTTTGCTCAAGGCAAGCAAACGGTGGGACAGAAGCTCTATACCCTCACTCGTCAAGCCTTTGATGATTTGCTGCAATTCATTGTGACGCGATGTTCTCACGGACATACAAATGAACAGATTTTACAAGCTCTCCTCCCCAGTTGA
- a CDS encoding hypothetical protein (IMG reference gene:2510095078) has protein sequence MVQYTLAQSPETIFNVPGKDSAKARDRAMDQLVELMDAGKLPTELVDGFSPQQFIEVKEPTPLNTSVDDDAITQAVQVLSHLATLKLKLQESRTEALAVRTKIDVLFSDEPVSEEEIAAIKDGFKVLKSYAQANLRYKEARLQAEQARQVLDQALNSSDADTKN, from the coding sequence ATGGTTCAATACACGCTTGCCCAAAGTCCAGAAACGATTTTTAATGTGCCAGGGAAAGATTCCGCTAAAGCTCGCGATCGCGCGATGGATCAGCTAGTGGAATTAATGGATGCTGGCAAGCTGCCTACTGAATTAGTCGATGGATTTAGCCCCCAACAATTTATTGAAGTGAAAGAACCCACTCCCCTCAACACTAGCGTTGATGATGATGCAATTACCCAGGCTGTTCAAGTTTTAAGTCATCTGGCAACGTTGAAACTGAAGTTGCAAGAATCTCGCACGGAAGCATTAGCAGTGCGAACTAAGATTGATGTACTGTTTAGCGATGAGCCAGTGAGCGAAGAGGAGATTGCCGCCATAAAAGATGGCTTTAAAGTGCTAAAAAGCTACGCCCAAGCTAATCTGCGCTACAAAGAGGCACGTCTGCAAGCAGAACAGGCGCGGCAAGTGCTAGATCAAGCTCTGAATTCATCAGATGCTGACACGAAGAACTAA